The Halomonas sp. 7T genome contains a region encoding:
- a CDS encoding CDP-alcohol phosphatidyltransferase family protein gives MLDRFTMPLTHRPLARLARHLHNWKVSPDQVTLAAFLVGMSALPLLAFEYYAFALIAILLNRLGDGLDGALARLSGQQSDAGGFIDIGLDFVFYAAVVLGFALANPAQNALAAAVLLFAFIGTGTSFLAFAIAAKARNVERPNFPQKAFYYLEGLTEGTETVIALVLFCLFPEDFPWLAGVFSAACMITTATRLWGGYWTLRAHPRSENIRR, from the coding sequence GTGCTCGACCGCTTTACTATGCCGTTAACCCACCGACCGCTTGCCCGCCTCGCTCGGCATCTCCATAACTGGAAGGTCTCCCCTGACCAAGTCACGTTAGCCGCTTTTTTGGTGGGGATGAGCGCGCTCCCGCTGCTCGCTTTTGAATATTACGCTTTTGCACTTATAGCGATTTTACTCAACCGCCTGGGCGATGGGCTGGATGGCGCCCTTGCCCGATTGAGCGGGCAACAAAGTGATGCCGGTGGATTTATCGATATTGGGTTAGATTTTGTCTTTTATGCAGCGGTCGTGCTGGGGTTCGCGCTAGCCAACCCTGCGCAAAATGCGCTAGCCGCAGCAGTGCTACTGTTCGCTTTTATTGGCACAGGCACCTCCTTTTTAGCCTTTGCCATTGCGGCGAAAGCACGCAACGTCGAACGGCCAAACTTTCCACAAAAGGCGTTTTACTATTTAGAGGGATTAACCGAAGGCACAGAAACCGTTATCGCGTTAGTGCTCTTCTGTTTATTTCCTGAGGATTTTCCATGGCTAGCGGGGGTATTTTCCGCCGCGTGTATGATAACGACGGCCACACGGCTATGGGGAGGTTACTGGACGCTGCGCGCTCACCCACGCAGTGAAAACATACGCCGCTAA